In Roseibium algicola, the DNA window GAGGCGATCTGGCTGTGGCTGAAACGGCCCGGCACCACCTGGACCAGCATTCAGCGAATTACCCCGTGGACACTAGACGAGCCGCAACGCGCCGCCTTTGAGGCCGCCGCAGGGTCTGCGCTCGATCTCAACACCCGCACTTCCGGTATTTTCCCTGCCCAAAAGGAGAAACGCATATGACGTTCCTGTCCCCATTGGCGTCTGCCAGTTCTCTGAAAGCCACTCTGGCAGCCTCGCTGGCTATCGTCTTTGGCACCCTTTCAGCGCTGCTGGCTTCAGCCGAGCCAGACCTCGACGATCTGTCCGGCACCGTGGTTGCCACAGCCGATGGCAAGGAGATCCATCTGCCGCTTCTGAAGGCCGATTACAGGGTCGAGGTTGACGGCGATGTTGCCCATGTGGAACTGACGCAGACCTTCCTGAACCCGACCAAGTTGCCACTTAACGCGACCTACCTGTTTCCGCTGAACCAGAAGGCGGCCATTCACGCCATGCGGATGGATCTCGATGGCGAGACTATCGTGGCCCGGATGAAGAAGAAGGAAGATGCCAGGGCAACCTTCGAGAAGGCGAAACGGGAAGGCAAGGCCGCCGCCCTTCTGACGCAGCACCGGCCCAATATGTTCACCCAGGATATTGCGCATCTGATGCCCGGTCGCCCGGTGAAGGTGACACTGGAATACGCCCAGACCGTCCCCAAGATCGACGGCGCCTATGAGCTGGTGATGCCGATGGTGGTGGGGCCGCGTTACGAAGGACTGGGCGCGCAAGCCGCCCTGAAGCCTTCGCAAAACATCGCGGACAAGCGAGTGCCGGAGGACGACAGTCCCGGATACGGCGATACTGAATATGCGAGCGATGTGCCCGTCTTTGCGAAACCTGCTGCCTTCAAGCACAGTGAAACAGTCTCCGGCTGGCAGATCGACAAGCTTCCGGCCTATCCGGAGGTCATCGGGCAGAATGCTCCGAAGGAAATCGATCCGAGGCGGGTGTCGCTGGAACTTGCTCTCAAGGCACCGATGCCTGTCTCGCGGCTGTCGAGCGATACCCATGCACTGGAGGTTTCAAGCCAGGGCGAAATGCGGACAGTTCGCTTCAAGTCCGGCAGGGCCATCGACAATCGGGATTTCGTTTTGCGTTACGAGCTTGCCGCACAGAGCGATGTTGCTGCCGGTGTCTCGTCCCGGTACGAAGCCGATGGCGGGGGCTATTTTTCGCTGCTGATCGAGCCGCCGAAACTGCCGGCTGAAGACATGATTGGCCAGCGCGAGCTTGTCTTCGTGCTGGATACATCCGGGTCCATGAGCGGGCAGCCGATCGAAGCGAGCAAGACCTTCATGACGTCAGCGATCAAGTCTCTGCGCTCTGATGACTATTTCCGCATCCTCCGCTTTTCCAATAACACCTCCCAATTTGCCGGAAATGCCGTTCTGGCAACGGAGCGAAACAAGCGGCAGGCCTTGAAGTTCGTGGCTGGCCTTTCGACCGGTGGCGGGACAGAAATCAACCAGGCCGTAAACACCGCCTTCGATCAGGCGCAACCGGAAAACACCACACGCATCGTTGTCTTTCTGACCGACGGTTATATCGGCGACGAGGCGACCGTGATCTCGAGTGTCGCGAGCCGCATCGGCAAGGCGCGTATCTATGCCTTCGGCGTCGGCAACTCGGTCAATCGGTTCCTGCTGGATGCGATGGCCACGGAGGGCAGGGGCTATGCCCGCTATGTGGCTTTGGGAGAAGACGCGGGCGAAGCGGCGGAAAGCCTTGCCGCAAACCTGAAAACACCGCTCCTGACAGACATCGCCATCGATTGGAACGGTCTCAAGGTCGAGGGACAGAGCCCGGCCAGGATACCCGATCTGTTCGAAGGCGGCTCGGTGCGCGTGATGGGGCGATACGCTGCCGGCGGCAAGCATACGATTTTCATCAACGGTCTGGTCAACGGATATGCTGCCAGACTGCCGCTTGAAATCGACCTGAAGTCTTCTGTCGACGGCAGTGCGGTTTCCAGTCGGGCCCTGCCGCTGATCTGGGCGCGCGAGCAGATTTTCGACAAGGAGCGCGCCTATACAATCGGCGGCAGCACCGACACGCAACTGAAGCAGGAAATCGTCGATCTGGGCCTGACCTATTCGCTTCAGACCCGGTTCACGTCCTTTGTCGCCGTCTCGGAAAAGGTGGTGAATGGCGCACCGTTGACAGCCTCTCACCAAAACGTGCCCCTGCCGCAGGTTGCAGGCGTTTCGACCAACGCCTATCCGTCCTTGAACCTTTCCGGCAGTTCCGCGCCGGAACCGGAAGGCATCTTGGGAGTGATGCTGGTCCTCCTGGCTGTGGCTGCCCGGTTCCGGCTTCAACTGGCAAATAGCTTCCGCAAGTTGCGGGAAAGGGTTCGGGGAGGCCGGTCACGCGATGAGGAAGCTGTGTCTGACGAGCTGGATCTTGCCTTGCCCCGTACGTTGCGCCGGGATGGTTGGTGGCTGGAAACCTGATCCGTGCTTCGCTATTGGTAACGCTCCCGCAGGCAACTGCGGGGGCCATTTTTCGGGAAGAGACATTTGCCAGGTCAAACCATTCTTGTTGTCGATGACGACCCGCATATCCGAGACGTCATCTGTTTCGCGCTTCAAAAAGCGTCCTATGTGTTCGAAGTTGCCGCTGACGGGAAGGAAGCGCTCGACAAGGCGCTTTTATGCAATCCGTCCCTGATCGTTCTGGACATCGGCCTGCCGGAAATGGACGGGCTGGACGTCTGCCGGCACCTGCGCCGCACGTCGGAGGTACCCATCCTGTTTCTGTCGGCACGCGATGACGAGATCGACAGGATCGTCGGCCTGGAGCTGGGCGCCGATGACTATGTGACCAAACCCTTCAGCCCGCGCGAACTGATCGCCCGCGTCGGCGCGATCCTGAAGCGCTACGGCGCCCCCTCGGCTGCCGAAACGGTCGAAGACTTGCCTGCGCTGCGTTTCGGTGCAGTCGAACTTGACCGGTCGCAGCGCCATGTGACAGTCGATGGAACGCCTGTCACGCTCACGGCCATCGAGTTCGATATCCTGGCTACCCTGCTGGCCCGGCCGAAGATCGTCTTTACCCGCGAGCAGATCCTCCAAAATGCCTACCGGGACAATATTCACGTCTCCGATCGCACCATCGACAGCCACATCCGCAACATCCGCGCCAAGCTTGGAACCGTTGGATGCGGCGATGCCATAGAGACCGTGCACGGCGTCGGATTCCGACTTGGGCCCTGCCGCGTCGAGAATGGAAACGGCGTATGATCCTGTCGCGCACCTTCCGAGACAAATGGCGTCCGCCACTGTCGCTCGTGGTGGCGGGTGTTCTTGGCATCATGCTGCTGGTGCCTCTCGCAGGTGTCGCCTTCTTTCGCGTCTATGAAAACCAGCTCATCGAGACGACAGAAGCGGAGCTGATCGGGCAATCGGCGGCAATTGCCGCGGCAATGGCGCAGCGCCTTGAGGAGATCGGTGGCGCCGACCTGCCTTTGGGGCCGGAGGTTGCGAAGGCTACGGAGGTGCCCGGCAGTCGCAGCATCTATCTGCGGAACCCGGGCGGAAGCTGGACGCCGCAACTTCCGGAACTCGATCTGACGCGCACAAATGTCTTGCCCGGAAGAGGGGCGCCACGGCCGGCTGCCGAACCACCGCTTCTCGAATATCTGAGTGCCGGACAAGCCGTGGACCGCATCCTGCAGGAAACTCAGAAGAAGACCCTGGCCGGATTCCGGGTGCTGGATTTCAATGGTGTGATCATCGCCGGACGTGAGGATATCGGCCTGTCGCTTGCCCATGTGGAGGAGATCAAAAGAGCGCTTTCCGGACATTATGCCAGTGCGCTGCGCGAGCGCATCGTCGACAATCCGCAGCCGATCTATTCCATCAGCCGGGGAACCAGCGTTCGCGTTTTTGTCGCGATGCCGATTATCGTGAGCGATCGGGTCGCGGGCGTTGTCTATGCCTCGCGCACACCCAGCAACATCCTCAAGGAAATGTTCGTTAAGCGCGAGGCCGTCTTCTGGGTCGTGGTCTTTGTGCTGGCTGCGACTTTTGTCGTCGGTTTCATTTTCGCACGCGCCATCACCGGACCAATCAAGGCACTGACACGGCGTTCTCTGGCGATCGGTAATGGCGAGCGGGAGGCATTGGTGCCGCTTGCCATTCACGGCAACCGCGAGATCCATGCGCTTTCAGAAAGCATGCTGGACATGTCGCGCAAACTGTTCGATCGGAATGACTATATCTCCACCTTCGCCAACCACGTGACTCACGAGTTGAAGACGCCGCTGACCTCTATCCAGGGTGCCGCGGAGCTGTTGAAGGACGAAGGGGCAGAGCTGAGCGAAGCGGACAGGGAGAAGTTCCTGAGCAATATTCTGCACGATACCGAACGTGCCTCGAAGCTCTTGAACCGACTTCGAGATCTCGCCCGGGCCGACAGCGTCGAGATCGGCGGGAGTTGTCGGCTGAGCGAAGTTGCCACCGCGCTCAGGAGACGCTTCGAAGGGCTGGAAATTGACCTGTCCGGCGATGCGGATCTGCCGATGTCGGCGGAAAACGCCCGGATCGTTTTTGAAAACCTGATCGACAACTCCCGCCGC includes these proteins:
- a CDS encoding VIT and vWA domain-containing protein, whose protein sequence is MTFLSPLASASSLKATLAASLAIVFGTLSALLASAEPDLDDLSGTVVATADGKEIHLPLLKADYRVEVDGDVAHVELTQTFLNPTKLPLNATYLFPLNQKAAIHAMRMDLDGETIVARMKKKEDARATFEKAKREGKAAALLTQHRPNMFTQDIAHLMPGRPVKVTLEYAQTVPKIDGAYELVMPMVVGPRYEGLGAQAALKPSQNIADKRVPEDDSPGYGDTEYASDVPVFAKPAAFKHSETVSGWQIDKLPAYPEVIGQNAPKEIDPRRVSLELALKAPMPVSRLSSDTHALEVSSQGEMRTVRFKSGRAIDNRDFVLRYELAAQSDVAAGVSSRYEADGGGYFSLLIEPPKLPAEDMIGQRELVFVLDTSGSMSGQPIEASKTFMTSAIKSLRSDDYFRILRFSNNTSQFAGNAVLATERNKRQALKFVAGLSTGGGTEINQAVNTAFDQAQPENTTRIVVFLTDGYIGDEATVISSVASRIGKARIYAFGVGNSVNRFLLDAMATEGRGYARYVALGEDAGEAAESLAANLKTPLLTDIAIDWNGLKVEGQSPARIPDLFEGGSVRVMGRYAAGGKHTIFINGLVNGYAARLPLEIDLKSSVDGSAVSSRALPLIWAREQIFDKERAYTIGGSTDTQLKQEIVDLGLTYSLQTRFTSFVAVSEKVVNGAPLTASHQNVPLPQVAGVSTNAYPSLNLSGSSAPEPEGILGVMLVLLAVAARFRLQLANSFRKLRERVRGGRSRDEEAVSDELDLALPRTLRRDGWWLET
- a CDS encoding response regulator transcription factor, with protein sequence MPGQTILVVDDDPHIRDVICFALQKASYVFEVAADGKEALDKALLCNPSLIVLDIGLPEMDGLDVCRHLRRTSEVPILFLSARDDEIDRIVGLELGADDYVTKPFSPRELIARVGAILKRYGAPSAAETVEDLPALRFGAVELDRSQRHVTVDGTPVTLTAIEFDILATLLARPKIVFTREQILQNAYRDNIHVSDRTIDSHIRNIRAKLGTVGCGDAIETVHGVGFRLGPCRVENGNGV
- a CDS encoding HAMP domain-containing histidine kinase, translating into MILSRTFRDKWRPPLSLVVAGVLGIMLLVPLAGVAFFRVYENQLIETTEAELIGQSAAIAAAMAQRLEEIGGADLPLGPEVAKATEVPGSRSIYLRNPGGSWTPQLPELDLTRTNVLPGRGAPRPAAEPPLLEYLSAGQAVDRILQETQKKTLAGFRVLDFNGVIIAGREDIGLSLAHVEEIKRALSGHYASALRERIVDNPQPIYSISRGTSVRVFVAMPIIVSDRVAGVVYASRTPSNILKEMFVKREAVFWVVVFVLAATFVVGFIFARAITGPIKALTRRSLAIGNGEREALVPLAIHGNREIHALSESMLDMSRKLFDRNDYISTFANHVTHELKTPLTSIQGAAELLKDEGAELSEADREKFLSNILHDTERASKLLNRLRDLARADSVEIGGSCRLSEVATALRRRFEGLEIDLSGDADLPMSAENARIVFENLIDNSRRHAASRVSIVAVPDEKGLTVQVQDDGEGISEGNQDQVFELFFTTRRQSGGTGMGLGIVQALLKAHGAAIRLLPGAGGATFELSFPVRPPAVSPASGS